The stretch of DNA CCCAATCATCGTAGTGACACCAGACGCGATCGCAGTTTCGATCTGTTGGGGACAAATAAAATGAATGTGGCTATCAATTCCCCCTGCGGTAAGAATATGCCCTTCCCCTGCTAAAATCTCCGTTGCAGGACCAATAATAATATCTACATTGTCTTGAATATAAGGATTTCCAGCTTTACCGATTTTAAAAATCTTACCGTCTTTAATACCAACATCCCCTTTAACAATGCCCCACCAATCTAAAATCAGGGCATTAGTAATTACTAGATCTACCGCCCCTTCTTCTCTAGAAATCGGAGATTGTCCCATGCCATCACGAATTACCTTACCACCGCCGAATTTTACCTCATCACCATAATTAGTAAAATCCCGTTCAACTTCAATAATTAGTTCTGTATCTGCTAATCTAACGCGATCGCCCGTAGTTGGACCAAAAGTTTCTGCATAGGCACGGCGATCCATCCGATAACTCATAAAAACAATTCCTAGTTCTAAATATATTTAGATTAATCGCAGGTATTGCTTTTGTTAATTCTCAAGCAGAATATATTAAGATTTTAGGAAAATGTAGCTAAATAGGCGATCGCTCATTTAATTATTGGCAATCGGAACGCCTGTAAAAGCTTCTGTATTAGGAACATAAATATCAATTACACTAACACTATCGGGAACATTTAACCAAACATAAGCATCTGCCGAAGCTTGACCTTCAATTGCCATCAGTTTCAAATTTACACTAGGAGTTGCTTTATCAGATTGTGCCTTATAAGTCTCACCAGTAGCAGGATCGCGAGCAGTAGTACTACTAAAATAAATACTTTTTGTAATCAATCCAGCTTCATTTTCCGTTCCAGGTTTTAAGCGAATTCTCATTTGTATATTAACCTTACCAGTTTGTCCAGGAACACGATTAACCTTAAGCAATTCTATTTGAGCTAAATTACTCAAAGAATTACGCACAAATTGCCCTGGTTGAACTCCTGAAATATTATTAGCTGCCGAAGTTATAGGATTAGAAATTGGGTTAGGATTTGTAGTTGAGTTGGTTGAAGTAGCTGTATTTTTAATAGTCGCGATCGCGCTATTTAGTTTTTGTTGTAAACTTTGGATTTGAATAAAATTAAAACCACTGACAATTAAAGCTAAGAAAGAAGCTAAAACCGCCATACCAGAAAAGAAATTGCTCATATTAGAGTATTTAAGAAGTAAAACTAAAGAGTTTGATTTAAAACAACAATAATGTTTTGCTGCCGTTTGAATCACTCAAGTAGTTCAAATATATTTAATTAAATTGTAATTTTATAGTATTTAACCAAACTACACCAATCAAAAAATTTTTTTGAGCTTAAAGATTGGATTGTGATTCCAAATAAGACTCAACTTGATTTACAAAAATTAGTTTGATTAAAATGCACTCTCTTTGAGCTATAGAAACAAGGATTGCTACAATAAAAAACTTGAAAGATAAAAAAGAAAATATTACAAGATTATGAAACAAACTGTTACAGATTTTAAAGCGATCGACGATCAATTATCCAAACGTCATATCGACCTCGATCCAGGAGGCTACTATATTATTTATCTAGACCGAGAACAAGGCTTAATTTGTGCCAAACACTTTACCAATATTATTAACGAAAAAGGTTTAGCCGTAGACCCCGAAACAGGTAAAGTAATTGCTGCTAGAGGTAAAGTTAATCGAACCTCAGAAACTATTTTTACTGCTAGAACAGCCAAAGAACTTTGTGTCAAAATCATTGAAGATGACAAATCTTGTCCCATCACAATGCTAGATCATGCAGCTTATCTAGGACGAGAATTTATGCGGGCAGAATACGCTCTCATTTCTGGAGAAGAATACATTCAAGATTAATTTTGAAGATTTTTTAATGTATTAGACTTGTTGCGAAATAAAAATTACCAATTTTTAGAGGTCTTAAAGTGACTATGTTGTTACAAGGGTAGTGTAGCAAGAGCGTTGATACACTACCATGCTCTAGAGGCGACTTTGGCAATATTCTTCTAAATCATCAATAATATCCAGAATTTCAATGAACCGAGAGCCAAAGACAGTCAAATTATACTCCACGCGGGGCGGAATTTCAGGATAAGCAACTTTCTCGACAATACCAAAGTTGACGAGATCTACTAATCGCTCATTCAAAACCTTAGTTATCAATCCCTCAGTTGCACGAGTCATTGCTCCTGAGCGGTTGATACCTTGACGAATTAAGCGTAAAACTTCCAGCATCCATTTACAACCAAGAGTATGCTCCACGATATAAGCCACAGTTGGTTGAGAAGCAGAGATTTTTTTTGGCAAGCTACGGGATTGTGATGACTGCATTTGCGACTGAACAGTAACTACCTTACTAAATGGTGCTGACTTGCGGGACAAGAGAGAACCACTATACATTGAGTGGTTCTGATAAATCATTATAAGAATCTGAAAGAAACCGAGCATCAGAAATCATTACAATTAAGTTAAATCAAACGAGAATCCGATGCAGCATTCAGCAGCATTCAGAGGAGATTGCAATGTCTTACGTTACTGTCGGTCAAGAAAATTCTGCAACCATTGATCTCTACTACGAAGATCTTGGAACAGGTCAACCGATTGTTCTCATTCATGGATTTCCACTCAATGGGCATTCCTGGGAAAAGCAGGTTTTAGTACTGCTAAATGCGGGGTATCGAGTAATTACCTACGATCGCCGAGGATTTGGTGCTTCTAGCCAACCCTCATTTGGCTATGACTACGATACCTTTGCAGCAGATTTGAAAGTGCTGATGACTGAACTTGACTTGCATGATGCTGTGCTGGTCGGGTTTTCAATGGGAACGGGCGAAGTCACGCGCTATCTCGGCAAGTATGGCTCAGAGCGCGTGCAGAAAGCCGTACTGATAGCTCCAGTACCCCCCTTCTTACTGAAGACAGATGATAATCCCGAAGGCGTTGACCAAAGCGTTTTCGATGGCATTATGAAAGCGATCGTCGAAGACCGTCCAGCCTACTTTTCTGCATTTTTCAGAGAATTCTTCAATGTGGATGTGCTGCTGGGCGAACGCATCAGCAACTATGCCATTCAAGCCAGTTGGAATGTGGCAGCAGGAGCTTCTGCTAAGGGAACGTTGGATTGTGTACCCTCCTGGCTCACCGATTTCCGCGATGATTTGCCCCGCATTGATGTCCCAACCCTGATCATTCATGGTGATGCCGATCGCATTTTGCCACTTGAGTCCACCGCAGCAAGACTTCCGAAGCTGATTAAAAACAGTCAACTTGTTGTCATTCCAGGTGGTCCGCACGCTATCAATTGGACTCATGCCGATCGGGTCAACCCCGCGTTGCTGGACTTTCTTCAGCAGAAATAATCAGTAATCTGCCGCATTTCTAACTTGTGAAAAAACTCTGTAATTCATCAGTTGAGTCAGGCTCACACGCGAGGGCGTGTCTGCAAACTAAGTATTGAATCTGAGAAGTATTAAATTATTTTTACACTCAAAAAATTTGGACAACAATGTCAAAACAGCTAAAACAAATAACTGAAAATCAGTGTCAAAATGCACCAGCAAAATATGACGATCTCAAGGTTCTTTTTTTGAACTGCACTCTGAATAGAACTCCTATTTTATCTCATACTGAGGGTGTAATTGATATTGCTAAAAATATATTTGAAGCCAATGGAGTTCAAACTAAAGTCATGCGACCTGTAGATTGCGAAATACCAGCAGGACTTGGGCTAGATATGTCCCAAACAGATGAATGGAATCGAGACGATTGGCCCATAATTCAAAAAGAAATTGATGAAACTGATATTTTGGTATTGTGTACCTCAGTTTGGCTTGGAGAAAAAAGTTCTGTTTGTAATCGAGTTTTAGAAAGAATGTACGGTTACACTCATGTTTTAAACGAAAAAGGACAATATCGAGATTATGGCAAAGTCGGTGCAACCTTAATCACTGGTAACGAAGATGGTATTAAACATTGTGCTATGAATATTTTATTTTCTCTTTCTCATATTGGTTATACAATTCCACCACAAGCTGATGCAGGATGGCTAGGAGAAGTCGGTCCTGGTCCTTCTTATCTAGATCCTGGTTCTGGTGGCCCTGAAAACGATTTTACCAACAGAAATACAACTTTCTTAGCTTGGAACTGTATGCATTTGGCAAGAATGTTGAAAGATAATGGCGGAATTCCCGCTCACGGAAACCAACCTGAAGTTTGGGATGCAGGTTGTAAGAGTGATTTTAAAAACCCAGAACACAAAGTATAGGGAGTTTTATCCTCAAAAGAAGACCTGAGTAATAAGTTGCGATCGCTCCAAATTATTAAATAAACAGTACAAAGACTCAATCGTTTTTTTAGGAGTTAAAAATGAACAACGAAACTATTAACCATCTCATTCACGATCGCAATGTACGAGGTCAAACACAAACAGGCTCACGGGGTAACAAGAGAGCTTAAAAGTAGTCACAGCATAAAATGTAGCTAATTAATATTAGTTGTCATCGCTCAACAAACCTGACACTTCTGTTGTATGGATGGGCTAAAAAAATTAATCCCCAGTTGTAAGAAAATTAAGGATTAGAAAGTACAGACCGCCCGATAGCGACGATCAAACCACCGACGGCAGTAAACAAGATACCGATTAACGTCCAGATTTGCGCTTTTTGTGAGCCTTTGATTTCTTTAATATCTTCAACAGTGCCGTCAAGTTTCGTTTCTACTTTAGTCAGCCTTAGATTTATATCAGTAACATCTTTTTGGAGATTATCTAGTTTTCCATCTAATTTGTTGAGAATTTCTTTGAGGTCTGACTCTATCTGTATGTTACTCATTAGTTATAATTAATCTAGGTTTTTTTTACTTGAGGAAGTTTTGCGAATGTCAGTTCGGCACGCTTCCTTTTTAGTTTAATTAATTATTCCATTGCATTTTCAGATCAACTTAGATGCAGAGATATTAAGTATTTAAAATTAATTAATCCATTAGTATTACCACGCCTGATCCAATTGAGAACGGCTTGATCTTGCTTCAGAGATTAACTTTATTCTACTTGTCCTAAATTAAACAAAAAAGGAACGTTACTTTTAGAATCACTATCCATTACTAGAACTTTCGGCATTTGCGCTCCTCCTTGTCGCCAAGCTTCAATCGCTTCTTTTTGCAAAACTAATTGTCCTCCTTGAGCTTTGAGAGTTTCAGCTAAAAGTCTTTGGGCTTCAGCTTTCCCTTTGGCACGATTGATTTCTGCTTGAGCTTGTTGTTCGGCTTCTTTTGCCACATAAACAGCCCTTCTCGCTTTTTGTTCAGCTATCTGTTTTTCTTCGACTGCCTTAGCAAATTCAGTAGAAAAAGTTAAATCCACAACACTTGTATCGAGAACAATGATGCCGTATTTTTCCAAACGAGAACCAAGCGCATTATCAAAATCTTCTTTTAGTTCACTTCTTTGGGTAATAGCTTCTTCTACTGTTCTTCGTGCTGCTGCGATTTTAAAAGATTCTTGAGTTTGGGGAGCAATAATTTTAGCAACAATATTTTGTAGCGTGCCTTGTTTTCTTCTAATTTCTACAATTCTCATCGGATCGAGACGAAAGTTAATCGCAAATCTAGCTTTCAAATCTTGTAAATCTTTTGTAGAACTTTCCGCAGGAACTTCAAATTTTTGCACAGTTACGTCATAGATATCCACGTTAGAAACTAAAGGAGGTTTGACATGAAGTCCTTCCAATAACGCTCCATTTTGAGCTTTGCCTAAAATCCTAAGAACTCCTGCTTGACCTGGATTTATAATTACAAAAGAATTAAAGGCAATCAAAACAATTAAAGCAACAATAATTCCACCAAGTAATGGCTGCCAACTGTTGGATGAGTTAGTATTCAAGCTCTTATCTCCTATTTTTATATATACCGAGTTTTAATTACTTGCTATTCTATCTATTGCATAATTAAGAACCTAAAATAAGGTTGAGATTAGATGTTCGATAGAGAAGAACTAGCTCATAGTAAATCTGTCAACCTTCCACCAAAATTTCCTAATTTATTCCCGAAAGACTTACCAAAAAGGATTAATCGTTCAAAACTGATTTATGATAGTGGGAAGTGGAGAGAAATTCTGCCTAACTTATAAAAACGTACTGCTTCAGGTATTTATAATTTTGTTGCTCAAGAAGGAATTATCTTTATCCGTAGGGCTAATGCTAAAGTAGGAAATAGCCTGATTAGTCATATTGATCTAGCGATGGGGAGAGAAGTTGACTATGCAGGAAGACTCTATTTTTCGGGTCGTACAAACCGTGGAATTCTTCGTAAGTGGACTAATGAATCTGGTCACTATCGTCCTCCTGCAAAATTTAAAAGTATGGCTGGTCTACCTGAAAATCTATTTCAATCTGGTCAGTTTGACAGTTTGATCAGTATAGGTGTTTCTCCTCATCAATAAATCAAGAGAAATATCATGAATAGTGATTTAGAATTTAACAAAAATAATTTTCAAAATCTGATTAACACATCAGAAGAGGCTAAGTTTAATGAAGTTTGTGCTTTGCTAAAGCAAGACCTTCTCAAGGCTTTGAAAGTTGCGAGTTCGACTTTTAAAAGTAAAAAATACTTAAAAAATTTGTTGGAACAAGGTTTAGCAACTGCTAATGCAAGCGAGATTGAAATATGGCTTAAGTATCTTATTCCTCGTCTTGGATTTCGCTCTGTCATCAATATTCTTGAAGATAAAATTGTACATCAGCCACGGCAGGTCAAGAACGCTTTATATTGGCTGCCAAAATTCTTAAAGAATCAAAATGAGAAAGAATTGAATTTACTCAAAAATCTGGAGAAAAAAATGCTAGGAGAAGAATATAAAGTTGTTTCTCAATCAGGAAAAACTTACAAATTAATTCTCAGAATCAAAAGTACTGGTGAATATGCAGTGTTTGGGGGCTATCAATTAGGTAGTCATGGTTCAGGAGTTATTGCTGAGATCCTAGATTCACAAAATTTGTATCCTACCAGCGGAGTTAAGTTAGTATCACCAGGAGATTTAGAAATCCTGAATCCTCAGCCCTACAATGATTAAAATTAAGTTTAATAAGTATTTATTTATACAAAATACTAAACAGCTATACTACAGTCACTTATATGTACTTTATGAAATGTCAAAATGTCTAACCTAACTCAAGAAGCCGTAGAGTTGCTAAAAATTGGTGAGTTACAAAATCGTACTGGAGTTTCGATTAAAACTATTCGTTATTATGAACAACTAGGTTTAATCAAGGCAGTAACTAGAACCGAAGGTGGATTTAGATTATTTAATGTTGAGACAATTCACCGTCTAGCTTTGATCAAACGCGCTCAAAGTTTGGGTTTAAGTTTACAAGAAATTAGTGATATTTTAACTATACGCGATCGCGGTTCTCTTCCTTGCGATCAAGTTAAACAGCAACTTCAAAATAAAGTTAATCAAATCGAACAACGAATTCAAGAGTTACAGTTATTAAAAGCTCAATTAATCTCGTTAATAAAAAATACTGAAAATTTACCTCACGAAGTTACTGAAGGAGTTATTTGTCCCATTATTGAGCAATTTTAAAACTAAATCACCCCGCTAACAAAAACTCTCGATATATTTCCCAACAGCTACCATTATGGGTAAGAAGAGTTAAGTTAGATACAGTAAATTCAAAATAAATTTTTTGATCCTTAAATTCTTCCCAAGCTTGATAGAAATTAGTTTTAGTTAAATCTTTAAATCCAACCGTCATGTGAGGAGCAAAAGGACGACTTTTAGCAGCCCGATGTACAATGCCCAAAGTAGATTCTAAATGATTTGTTAACTTAGTTTGAATTGTTAATAATTCTGGAGTTTTCAGCACATTTACATAAATAACTCGTGGACGAAACGCGCTAAAACCATCCAAAATCATAGGCATAGTCGATTCCGATTTAACAAATTCTGCTAATTTTTTTTCTAAAACTGGTAAGTTATCTTTTTCCAGGTGAAAAGGTGCCTGCAAAGTTACATGAGGTGGAGATTTTAAAGCAGCTTTACTATTATAAATCTTAGCAAAATGTTGTTTAATTTCTGTAACTACTGTTTGTATTTCTGCTGGAGGTAGTAAAGCAATAAAATATAATTGTTTAGTCTGATTTACCACATTTGATAATTTTTATAGTTTAATTAATATTTATTTTACTTCGATGGTTTCTACATCTTCAATAGGTTGTTTGTTGTGCATTAATATTTCATGTTTATTAGTATTTAGTTGAATTTTAATTTCATTCATTCCAGGTTTTAGTTCTGATAAATAATACCAATTGTCATAAATCCGAGTAATTTTTTCTCCATTAACATATAAATGAGCGTGTCCTTCATCAAGTGTACCTTCTTGATTAATTTTCTGAGGCGCAAATTGAAAATTAGTTGTTTTAATTTCTAAATTCCATCCCTGTTTAGCATCTTCATGCACAATTAAATCTACCCCAGGAATGGGTTGATTATCAGGAATATTAACCATTTCATGATGCATTTGTTCTTGAGCATAATTTTGATTCTCTTGCTCATGGGCTAGTAGACGATTACTATGACTGGTAAGTAATAAACTAACAGAGGCAGTAATAAGTAACAGTATCTTGTTCATAAATCTTGCTTTATTTTGCTTGTCATTTTATCTGTAGCAAAATTTACCTGATACTCAATCTCACCGTCAAAAGACAGACTGTCAAACTTGTAATTTTATTAAAATTTTAATTCTATAAAAGTCTTTTTCTCTAGTAAATCAGTTTAGGAATCTGCTATATTACGTTGTTAATCTTGACTATTTTTCAAGATCAATTGTGAGCTTTAAGTTATAGTTAAATATGTTAATTTCAATCAGAATTGTGTATTGAGAAAATATTTAAATACACAATCAAAACTTTAATCAATACAAATTTAAGAGTTAGTATAATCAACCAACCAATCTCAGCCTCTTAATTTGGCTATTTTTAAGGAAAATTTTTCTCCAGTCTTTAACAAAATATATTCATCACCAGAATCAGTTTGACTAACATCAGCAATTAACTGATTTCTTAAATCTATTCCCAAAATTTTTCCTGCTTCTTCCCACCAAATTAAACAAGGATTTTTAAAGCGAGGATCATCTAAATATTCATCTTTCCAATCAAAGGGTTTCCACTGATTATTAAGAGCTTTAATTAAAGTGGAGTTAGGAAAAATTGTTCTTGTTTTTGTTGTTTATATTTGCAATAAGAAATTACTGCTTGAAAAGCTGATTCTAGACCATAAGAACAATTAATTATTGCCTCTTGGACATCTTCATGGAAAAAGTCTACACCAAGATATTGAAGTGCAGATTTATATCTATCATAAA from Stanieria cyanosphaera PCC 7437 encodes:
- a CDS encoding DUF4346 domain-containing protein, which gives rise to MKQTVTDFKAIDDQLSKRHIDLDPGGYYIIYLDREQGLICAKHFTNIINEKGLAVDPETGKVIAARGKVNRTSETIFTARTAKELCVKIIEDDKSCPITMLDHAAYLGREFMRAEYALISGEEYIQD
- a CDS encoding winged helix-turn-helix transcriptional regulator, which produces MQSSQSRSLPKKISASQPTVAYIVEHTLGCKWMLEVLRLIRQGINRSGAMTRATEGLITKVLNERLVDLVNFGIVEKVAYPEIPPRVEYNLTVFGSRFIEILDIIDDLEEYCQSRL
- a CDS encoding heavy metal-responsive transcriptional regulator — protein: MSNLTQEAVELLKIGELQNRTGVSIKTIRYYEQLGLIKAVTRTEGGFRLFNVETIHRLALIKRAQSLGLSLQEISDILTIRDRGSLPCDQVKQQLQNKVNQIEQRIQELQLLKAQLISLIKNTENLPHEVTEGVICPIIEQF
- a CDS encoding 2'-5' RNA ligase family protein — protein: MVNQTKQLYFIALLPPAEIQTVVTEIKQHFAKIYNSKAALKSPPHVTLQAPFHLEKDNLPVLEKKLAEFVKSESTMPMILDGFSAFRPRVIYVNVLKTPELLTIQTKLTNHLESTLGIVHRAAKSRPFAPHMTVGFKDLTKTNFYQAWEEFKDQKIYFEFTVSNLTLLTHNGSCWEIYREFLLAG
- a CDS encoding prohibitin family protein yields the protein MNTNSSNSWQPLLGGIIVALIVLIAFNSFVIINPGQAGVLRILGKAQNGALLEGLHVKPPLVSNVDIYDVTVQKFEVPAESSTKDLQDLKARFAINFRLDPMRIVEIRRKQGTLQNIVAKIIAPQTQESFKIAAARRTVEEAITQRSELKEDFDNALGSRLEKYGIIVLDTSVVDLTFSTEFAKAVEEKQIAEQKARRAVYVAKEAEQQAQAEINRAKGKAEAQRLLAETLKAQGGQLVLQKEAIEAWRQGGAQMPKVLVMDSDSKSNVPFLFNLGQVE
- a CDS encoding hemolysin XhlA family protein, with amino-acid sequence MSNIQIESDLKEILNKLDGKLDNLQKDVTDINLRLTKVETKLDGTVEDIKEIKGSQKAQIWTLIGILFTAVGGLIVAIGRSVLSNP
- a CDS encoding alpha/beta fold hydrolase translates to MSYVTVGQENSATIDLYYEDLGTGQPIVLIHGFPLNGHSWEKQVLVLLNAGYRVITYDRRGFGASSQPSFGYDYDTFAADLKVLMTELDLHDAVLVGFSMGTGEVTRYLGKYGSERVQKAVLIAPVPPFLLKTDDNPEGVDQSVFDGIMKAIVEDRPAYFSAFFREFFNVDVLLGERISNYAIQASWNVAAGASAKGTLDCVPSWLTDFRDDLPRIDVPTLIIHGDADRILPLESTAARLPKLIKNSQLVVIPGGPHAINWTHADRVNPALLDFLQQK
- a CDS encoding flavodoxin family protein encodes the protein MSKQLKQITENQCQNAPAKYDDLKVLFLNCTLNRTPILSHTEGVIDIAKNIFEANGVQTKVMRPVDCEIPAGLGLDMSQTDEWNRDDWPIIQKEIDETDILVLCTSVWLGEKSSVCNRVLERMYGYTHVLNEKGQYRDYGKVGATLITGNEDGIKHCAMNILFSLSHIGYTIPPQADAGWLGEVGPGPSYLDPGSGGPENDFTNRNTTFLAWNCMHLARMLKDNGGIPAHGNQPEVWDAGCKSDFKNPEHKV